The Nitrospirota bacterium genome has a segment encoding these proteins:
- a CDS encoding twin-arginine translocation signal domain-containing protein: MFLSRRQFLKVSAGTVAAAAIADKALALTAL; this comes from the coding sequence ATGTTCTTATCACGACGGCAATTCTTGAAAGTCTCGGCTGGCACGGTCGCGGCCGCGGCGATCGCCGACAAGGCCCTCGCCCTCACGGCCCTGC